In Ignavibacteriales bacterium, a single window of DNA contains:
- a CDS encoding IscS subfamily cysteine desulfurase, whose translation MKTPIYMDYHSTTPVDPRVLDAMLPFFREIFGNPASRQHQFGWIAEEAVESSRTTVANSIGALPKEIIFTSGATESNNLAIKGVAEIYAQKGDHIITAATEHKAVLDSCKNLERHGFKITYLPVDKYGRISLNLLSESITSKTMLVSVMTANNEIGTIQDITEIGKLCHEKNVLFHTDAAQAIGKLRIDVQKMNIDMMSLSGHKIYGPKGIGILFVRASGPKVKLMMQMDGGGHERGIRSGTPNVPSIVGIAKAIEISSQVLEEETIRLKSYRDKMWKAFQENIEDISLNGDPERRLPNNLNINFHHIENSALMMSMKDIAVSTGSACTTGDPEPSHVLKALKLPPDRLHSAIRFGLGRFTTEEEVDYVIDKVIKNIKMLRESSSTFKLKNRKPMYYE comes from the coding sequence TTGAAAACACCGATTTATATGGATTATCATTCAACAACTCCTGTCGATCCGCGTGTGCTTGATGCTATGCTCCCTTTTTTCAGAGAAATATTCGGAAATCCTGCCAGTCGCCAACATCAATTCGGTTGGATTGCTGAAGAAGCTGTTGAATCATCTCGCACGACGGTTGCCAATTCAATCGGAGCGTTACCAAAAGAAATAATATTTACAAGCGGTGCTACAGAATCAAACAACCTCGCCATCAAAGGTGTAGCAGAAATATATGCACAAAAGGGAGACCATATCATAACAGCGGCTACTGAGCACAAAGCTGTTCTTGATTCTTGTAAAAATCTGGAACGTCATGGTTTCAAAATCACCTATCTTCCGGTTGATAAATATGGAAGAATATCTCTCAACCTCCTCTCGGAATCAATCACATCAAAAACAATGCTAGTTTCTGTGATGACGGCAAATAACGAAATCGGAACCATTCAAGATATCACCGAAATAGGTAAACTTTGCCACGAGAAGAATGTACTGTTTCATACCGATGCTGCTCAGGCAATCGGAAAACTTCGCATTGATGTTCAAAAAATGAATATCGATATGATGTCACTCTCCGGACATAAGATATATGGTCCCAAAGGTATTGGAATTTTATTTGTCCGCGCCTCTGGACCGAAAGTAAAATTGATGATGCAAATGGATGGTGGCGGTCATGAACGTGGAATCAGATCAGGGACACCTAATGTTCCATCTATCGTGGGAATCGCTAAAGCGATCGAGATATCATCACAGGTTTTGGAAGAAGAAACCATACGTCTAAAATCGTATCGTGATAAAATGTGGAAAGCGTTTCAGGAAAATATTGAAGATATTTCGCTTAACGGAGATCCCGAACGCAGATTACCCAATAATCTAAATATAAATTTTCATCATATCGAAAATAGCGCACTAATGATGAGCATGAAAGATATTGCTGTCTCCACCGGCTCTGCATGCACAACAGGAGATCCCGAGCCATCTCACGTCTTGAAAGCTCTAAAATTACCTCCGGATCGTTTGCATTCCGCAATCAGATTCGGATTAGGAAGATTCACTACGGAAGAGGAAGTTGATTATGTTATTGATAAAGTTATAAAGAACATCAAAATGCTGAGAGAGTCTTCGTCAACATTCAAACTAAAAAACAGAAAGCCGATGTACTATGAGTAA
- a CDS encoding Rrf2 family transcriptional regulator — MFQLSKKVEYALIAIRHMTTGNRGRIYTTKEISDKYQLPYELLAKIMQRLVKEHFISSYQGVNGGYVLSRNPAEIRVSEIINAIEGKSAVTIVACEAGTPDDCNIHTTCTIKNPLVKLQNNINKVLDELTVLEMFS, encoded by the coding sequence ATGTTCCAATTATCAAAAAAAGTAGAATATGCCTTGATAGCGATTCGACACATGACAACCGGTAACCGTGGCCGAATTTATACTACCAAGGAGATATCAGATAAATATCAATTACCATACGAACTCCTCGCGAAAATAATGCAGCGGTTAGTTAAAGAACATTTTATCTCATCTTATCAAGGTGTGAACGGCGGTTATGTTCTTTCCCGAAATCCTGCAGAAATACGCGTCTCAGAAATTATTAATGCTATTGAAGGTAAATCAGCCGTAACAATCGTCGCTTGTGAAGCAGGCACACCTGATGATTGCAATATTCATACGACATGCACTATAAAAAATCCATTGGTCAAGTTGCAAAACAATATTAATAAAGTTTTAGATGAATTAACCGTGTTGGAGATGTTCTCTTGA